In Gossypium hirsutum isolate 1008001.06 chromosome D06, Gossypium_hirsutum_v2.1, whole genome shotgun sequence, one genomic interval encodes:
- the LOC107901004 gene encoding uncharacterized protein, whose protein sequence is MKGRCSKQEAKEGMEIDRIRNSHKDEPPQLSGAYIRSLVKQLTTSRSAKDPDYVNGQNLSKFGEGFSATPQTQSQVQPHAPPKQLKKQVRRRFHTRRPYQQRLLNMAEARREIVTALKFHRAAMKQANEQQQEEQSSRSLQPSPSFPPPFEQEPKTNNLSTYNIDYFSHSYSWPPSSPSPFTSTAHTLNLPDQTLGLNLNFHDFNNIDSNLYHNRNNPSIYSSSSSSSSPTLSVVTEDVPSVAVSHEVGPGTMADSTASYGGGDLHQAMDDEGMAEMRSLGEQHQMEWNDTVNLVTSAWWFKFLKSMEDGNEVKGEDDGYHKPFDQVMELPAWLNANDCGLQHHHFNNLFPDSYFQDSDSALPCMDIGEIDGIDGDWHWLA, encoded by the exons aTGAAGGGTCGATGTTCCAAGCAAGAAGCAAAAGAAGGAATGGAAATTGATAGAATTAGAAACAGTCACAAAGATGAGCCTCCTCAGCTCTCTGGTGCTTACATTCGGAGCCTGGTTAAACAACTCACCACTTCCAGAAGTGCCAAAGACCCTGATTACGTTAATGGCCAAAATTTGAGCAAATTTGGTGAGGGTTTTAGTGCTACACCACAGACACAGAGCCAGGTGCAACCACACGCACCACCTAAACAACTTAAGAAACAGGTTCGGAGGAGATTTCATACCCGCAGGCCTTACCAACAAAGGCTGCTTAACATGGCTGAAGCTAGGAGAGAAATTGTCACTGCACTCAAGTTCCATAGAGCTGCCATGAAACAAGCCAATGAACAGCAACAAGAAGAGCAATCATCACGGTCACTCCAGCCTTCTCCTTCATTCCCACCACCTTTTGAGCAAGAACCAAAGACAAACAACTTGTCTACCTATAATATAGACTATTTTTCCCATTCCTATAGTTGGCCTCCTTCTTCTCCAAGTCCTTTTACATCTACTGCACACACTTTGAATCTACCAGACCAAACCCTAGGTCTAAACCTTAACTTTCACGATTTCAACAACATAGACTCCAACCTTTACCATAACAGAAATAACCCATCAATCTACTCATCTTCATCATCCTCATCTTCCCCAACTCTATCAGTTGTAACTGAAGATGTGCCTTCAGTTGCAGTGTCACATGAAGTGGGGCCTGGGACTATGGCCGATTCAACAGCATCCTACGGTGGGGGAGACCTGCATCAAGCTATGGACGATGAGGGAATGGCTGAGATGAGATCATTAGGAGAGCAGCATCAAATGGAGTGGAATGACACCGTGAATTTGGTAACATCAGCATGGTGGTTCAAGTTCTTGAAGAGTATGGAAGATGGGAACGAAGTGAAAGGTGAGGATGATGGGTACCACAAACCATTTGATCAAGTCATGGAACTCCCTGCCTGGTTGAATGCAAATGACTGTGGCTTGCAGCACCACCATTTCAATAATCTTTTCCCAGATTCTTACTTCCAGGATTCTGATTCTGCCTTACCTTG CATGGATATTGGAGAAATTGATGGAATTGATGGGGATTGGCATTGGCTGGCTTAA